The nucleotide window CAACAGGCATATGGAACTAACTAAAGGAACATGAGATCCACGTGAATATATtgtggaaaataaataaaatggttttGGATGGTGTACAATAGACAAGTGTGGATTTCACTACTACGAGCATCTCCAATGTGAGTTTTTATTAAGAATTCTCACCACTAATTTTGAGGACTCATTTAGAGACTTTAAGAGAATATTCGGATCTCTAAAGAAATATTGTATGCAATAGAAGGTCAATAATGTATAATCCCTAAATGTAGGgcctaaatattaaaaaatcattGTGCCCTTAATAAGAGTATTCGGGCCAttgataaaaactaaaaatctatCTCGACTGTTGATTTCTCAAcggctcaaaaaaaaaaaagaaaaaaaaaagatgcagGAACGACTATGAGCATTCATATGTATGGgttcaaaaaacaagaaaaaaaacaaaaaaagaagctAATGTGTAGTATTCACACGTGGGTGGGGTTTGTTTCTCACTCAAAATCAACAGTGGGGCCCACTATTTAAGTCCTTATAAGCAGCTTCACATTTGAGGGTTATTTGAGGTATTTGGCGATTTTCTATATATTGAGATACTTTGAGGTCTTCTATTCTGACCCATTGGAAGCCTTTTGTCCCTACATTTATGGACAATACAGTTGTAGGGACTCCATTTAGCGTCCCCATTGGAGATGCCTTAAGTGGGTCTGATCCAGCATCGAATTGTTTTAACTTAACCTCCTAACTTTATTACTTTGAGTGAAATTAGATTGATACTAATTTTAGTTGAAGTTTTATCTCAAAAAGTTCGGAGTTATTAGGAATGAGTCACTTACTTAACTTGTAGACTATTGTAATATTTTATCGAAGTGAGTTCATTGTGagaataaactataaaatctaCATCATTTTCAAACTAAGTTTATTCATTGCTACTACATCCACATCAGCGACTTGTATGGAACCACACAGTCGTAACACAATATAACTTATTCAGATAAAGTTCACTAATCGTGTGTACTTATGCTTGCCTCTTGCCTCTAGCTTTCAAGACTTATCGGGTCCTTATTAATCAATGTCTATATTATCTTGTACAATTTAGCGATTCAAGAACTTAACCAAGTTTATTGTtgacaaaaaaacaaagaaaagaaaataacttAACCAGTTTTATTAAGATTCATATGACATTTCTTATGAGAAAGTATTTGTGCTCATAAACTCTTTTTTCAAGAAGTGCTTATGTACGTAAAATTAAGGCGCTTGTTCATAAAGCATTTATACAACTAGCAAAATGCTTTAAAGTTGTTTTGCTAAACGTATCAAGAAGCGCCTTTAACTAGGGCTGGACTTGGCCAATAATCGAGCCCGAGACGCCGAAGCTGAAAACGAAGCCTTCGGTTGAGCCATTTTTATGCCAACACCGCCCCGCAACCAAACCGATCACGTTGATCAGCCAACTTCAATGGTGTAGTTCGGCCGGCCACTGGGCTTGCTGTTTAGAGGAGAGATTAAGGCCTTCAAAGGAAACCCAAAACTAAATAGGCCCATTCCTCCGATGGGCCTTCAAATGCATGACTTGGAAACAAAATCATGTACAAAAGCAAAATAAGAACAATGCCACGTGTCACCAATGAAAAACCCTACAACCTTATCCCACATCAAAATCTAATCTTCCAAGTCATCCAATTCCCTGATCCAATATCCAAAAattaaccaaccatttcccttcACATATCCAAAAACCCAATTTTCCTCGGCTCACATTTCTGCACCGCACCTTGAGACAATCACAAAGAGGAGtgagagagaaggaaatggcCTCCACTGCATGCTTTTTGCACCACCATGCACTCACTACCGCCGCTTCTGCCCGGTCCTCGTCGTCGTCGCAGCGCCAAGTGGTGAACATCAACAAGCACAACCAGGTTGTGATCTGCCGGGCCCAGAAGCAGGCCGCTGGCCAGGAAGAAGAGAGCGGTGCTAACGTCTCGCGGCGGTTGGCTCTCACAGTCCTCATCGGTGCTGCAGCCCTTGGCTCCAAGGTCTCCCCTGCTGATGCAGCTTATGGCGAATCAGGTACACACGCACTCACTCGAACTTACGAAATGTTCTCTTGTCAGACTGTCTAGTTAATATACGAGATGTTCTCTCATCAGACGGTCTCATCAGACTGTCTAGTTAATATAATGTGTTCGTTCTTGATCGAAGTGACTTATAATTATTGACTAAATGCACACGCAGCCAATGTGTTTGGAAAGCCCAAGTCGAACACAGACTTCTTGCCATACGTTGGAAAGGGATTCAAGCTATCCATTCCTGCAAAATGGAACCCTAGCAAAGAGGTTGAGTACCCCGGTCAAGTTCTTAGGTACGAGGACAACTTCGACACCACGACCAACGTGGCCGTAACAATCACCCCAACCGACAAGAAGTCCATCGGTGACTATGGCCCCCCCGAGGGATTCCTCACTCAGGTGTGCTACCTTCTCCTTTCCGATGACAGTGTGAAATATGTTCCTACCAATTTGCTTACAATTCATTTTTTTGATGTGGGTTTTTCCTAGGTGGACTACTTGCTAGGCAAACAAGCTTACTTTGGCAAGACTGATTCCGAGGTAATTCGTTGTGTAACACACCCACACACATTCCCAAATTTGTTCCCAAGTTAACTCAATAGAAAAGCATAATGGTGGCAACTGTGTGAGTTGTTATGGAATTCGAGTTTGAATATGGTATAGGGTGGTTTCGACTCGGGCGCCGTGGCCACAGCCAACATATTGGAGAGTTCTAGCCAAGTGGTTGACGGAAAGCAGTACTACTATATATCTGTGTTGACAAGGACAGCAGACGGAGATGAAGGAGGCAAGCACCAGCTTATCACAGCCACCGTGAAAGACGGCAAGCTCTACATTCTAAAGGCTCAAGCCGGAGACAAGAGGTGGTTCAAGGGAGCAAGGAAGTTCGTCGAGAACACTGCATCTTCCTTCAGTGTTGCATAAGAACTTATATGAGAGGGTTTGTATAATGTATATCACCTTAAGATTGTAAGTGCTTCAAAGTTGGTGATAATCGAGGAAATGGTTGAGCATGTATAATTGTTTCGTGGTATTAAAAGAAGGCCCAATTTTCTCTCTGCTTGCTTAATTCACAGAGATTACGACCTCTAACTCAAGCAGTTCAGAGCATTTACCTCAAGCGTTATAGTACATTTGTTCGGTTCTATCGTTTGTATCATTATGAAACTTCATAATGGTATTGCATTTAAACACCAATTGCCATATGGAAACTTACACCATGGAAGAAGAATCTAAAGAGATTCAGAACAGTTCTGAATAAACCAGACAGCAATGCTTTTTCCTCTTAATGCATTAAGTAGGAAGCTTGCATCACAAGAATGCCCCAATCAATTAGGGTTTACCTCTACAGCCAAAAGTACAGGATTTATGATGAATGCAAGTCCTAACTAGCGTATGAAGTCAAATATTTTTCCATGGTATATATCTGATCAAAATCCCGACTACAGGGCACGCTACCGAAGAACGAGTGAGTAATTTGCCCAAGGCAATTTCTCATGCACAGAAGTTCGCAAAACGATTAAAAGAAAACGAATCAAGATAACAAAATGAAATAGTAAATTTATTAATACTTGCTGCACAATCCACATGCTTTGTTTGACGTGAATGTCTGATTTTTCGACGATGATAAAGGTATATACATAAAAGCAATGGTCAGAGAAAGAAATAATAACCAGAGATTAGCttttcaaagtttttttttttcatgttccTCCATTGCAATAATGGATGCCATTGCTGTGTGCACCCCTGTGTTTTACTGTTTGCTCGCTTAGGCCCCATATTCGAATTGTGCGGTCATCACTGGCAGAGGCGAACATGTGCGGATTTGCTGGATTCCAGCTGACACAATTAACAGCTCCAGAATGGCCCGGCAATGCCTCTATCAGCTCCCCTGAGCTTCTCTGCCATACATAAACCTGCAGAGTGAAACCATCGATTAGCACTCTGAAAGGCAAATAATGAGTAATCTTCAAAGCATTTATGTACAATTCCTCATGTGATGTCCTCTTAATGCCGTTGGTCATGTTGACCTCACCGTACAGTGACAGTCCGAGATGATCCACAACATCTCGCAGTACGCAAAGGCATAAACGAACACATatccaacaaaaaataaaaaaataaacaaataaacgtCTGCTTTCTTAATTTAGCCTCCATGCCCTGGCACTGAGCAACTAAAGTGGTTCAACCCTCAATGTAAACAATACACACgaaagttaaaaaataaacgAGAAGCCAGTCTCATCTGTCATTAATGAAACTGCATCAACTAAACTACATTAACGATCATATCTTTTACCCACAAAACAGCAGGATAGAATACATATAACTAATAACGGTTTTAAACATGAACATGTATATGGCTCGTAAGTGATATGTCCAGACATGAACCTGATATTAATTATACGACATTGACGTTAttcaaaaaaaacaaagcaaaaataATGCTTCAGCATCATTCTTCTAGTTCTGCTTATAAAGTCTATACTAAAATCAAAGAGGGCTCAGGATGTAACAAAATTCTTTACCTGTGAATCCTCACTACCGCTAGCAACAAAAGCTTCTTCAAGTCCACCAAAACAAGACCTGATTACAAATCGGGTGCGTTTGTGACCTTTGTACTTAGCAACAGGCTTGATTTCACCTTCTATGTTCCAGAGATGGATTTCTTGGTTCAGAAGATTAACCAACAAGAACCTATTATCTCTTGATAATGAAAAAGATGTTATAgcttgattttcttcaattaatGTCTCAACTTTGGCTTCCCGGTCAAGGAGTAATATAGCATTATCTCTACAAGTGCTTATAAGTTGCTTGCCATCAGTAGTTATTTCCAAATCAGAGATTCTTAAAGTTCGTTGGCCTTTCCAACACTCCAGCTCTTTCCCATCCAACTCCCACATGCAGATACTCTTGTCACTGACACCAGAGAATATACATTTCCCATCTGGAAACCATCCACAGGACACCAAACCAACACCAGGTTTCTCATAAACATGGAGACATTCACCAGAAGAAACATCCCAACGCCGGACAGCCTCCTCCACTCCACAGGTGAGGAGTTGATGGTCATCAGGACTCCATGAAACTGAGGAAACAGGTTTCTGGTGACCAGATAGTCTATGCTTTAAAGTAACCCCACCATTCACATCAACCTATACCCCAACAAGAAGAAGATTAGGGTAAACTTCTCAGATAATAGGATCAAAATAAAAGATGAAGAGAAAACGGTATAACGTTCAATAAGAATTACATGCAGAGTTACCAACCTCattgttattttcttttaaatgttttgtattGCAAGTTGCAACAATATACAACATGCATATGTTAGCCTGGATTTGAGGTTCAGATAGAAATTGAGCATGCCAAGCTCAGCCAAGTACAGCCCATTCAACAGTACGGTGAAATTTGACCATATCTAATGTGTGTACcatattattttcttctttatgCAACTCAACATATCTATGGATCATACGTCATGTATTTATCCCAAATATACATATTCCAACCTCAAAGATTCTCCCAACCAAGATGAGGTTATGCAGGTTATAAACAGAAATAGTTGAACATACAAATCCTTATCTTACAGCCATTAATTGGAAAAGTGTCATCTAAGGCTGCAGATACACACACAATCAATAACAATGttagaaaaaaggaaagaaatggtGAAATGAAAACCAATTATATCGCTTATGTTTCATGCACTTGCAAACAATTTAAGTCAGGGCACCACATAATGagtatatatttaatatttcaTGAAACAGAAAACAAGCATGCAACAGTGTGAAAAGAGATGGAAGGTCAACATGGAAACTACatgtgaagaaggaagcagCAGAGAGTGATCAATTTTCTACATAAAACAGCATTTATAGATGCGCGCAGACACAAGATTAAGAGCTAGTTCCATATGATATTAAAGTTACCTCCCATATGATTGCTGATTGATCACTTGATGATGAAGCTAAGTACTTCCCATTGTGTGAAAATTGCAGAAACCAGACTTCGTCTTTGTGTGCCTGTAATATCTGTAAAATCAAAAGTGATAAGAAAGTTAtagaatgaaataaaaataaccAATTTGTACAGCCTAATTCAGAGTAGCATGTATAAACGTAAGAGTGGGTAATCAAAAGCATATCTACAACAAAAGCATAACCATGAGAGAGATTAATCTTCATTAACATAACAAGTCATGGAACCAGAAGATAGCAAAAATGTAGGCCAACAGAATAAAAAATCAAGTCAATAAAGATGGAAT belongs to Malus sylvestris chromosome 17, drMalSylv7.2, whole genome shotgun sequence and includes:
- the LOC126611135 gene encoding oxygen-evolving enhancer protein 2, chloroplastic-like, which encodes MASTACFLHHHALTTAASARSSSSSQRQVVNINKHNQVVICRAQKQAAGQEEESGANVSRRLALTVLIGAAALGSKVSPADAAYGESANVFGKPKSNTDFLPYVGKGFKLSIPAKWNPSKEVEYPGQVLRYEDNFDTTTNVAVTITPTDKKSIGDYGPPEGFLTQVDYLLGKQAYFGKTDSEGGFDSGAVATANILESSSQVVDGKQYYYISVLTRTADGDEGGKHQLITATVKDGKLYILKAQAGDKRWFKGARKFVENTASSFSVA
- the LOC126611134 gene encoding WD repeat-containing protein 26 homolog, with protein sequence MGGVGDEEPATKRMKLSAGELKGLSNGSSCGEPVAGSSRDLMARPLPSEGDEQVVGSKGVIKRVEFVRLIAKALYSLGYKKSGAHLEEESGIPLHSSVVNLFMQQILDGNWDGSVDTLQKIGLSDENIAKSASFMILEQKFFELLDEEKDMDALKTLRTEIVPLCINGSRVRELSSCIVSPSFGGTPGKNIVRAKSRSKLLEDLQKLLPPTVMILDRRLEHLVEQALVLQRDACSFHNTLNEEMSLYTDHRCGKEQIPSQTLQILQAHKDEVWFLQFSHNGKYLASSSSDQSAIIWEVDVNGGVTLKHRLSGHQKPVSSVSWSPDDHQLLTCGVEEAVRRWDVSSGECLHVYEKPGVGLVSCGWFPDGKCIFSGVSDKSICMWELDGKELECWKGQRTLRISDLEITTDGKQLISTCRDNAILLLDREAKVETLIEENQAITSFSLSRDNRFLLVNLLNQEIHLWNIEGEIKPVAKYKGHKRTRFVIRSCFGGLEEAFVASGSEDSQVYVWQRSSGELIEALPGHSGAVNCVSWNPANPHMFASASDDRTIRIWGLSEQTVKHRGAHSNGIHYCNGGT